One Ornithorhynchus anatinus isolate Pmale09 chromosome 2, mOrnAna1.pri.v4, whole genome shotgun sequence DNA segment encodes these proteins:
- the B3GNT4 gene encoding N-acetyllactosaminide beta-1,3-N-acetylglucosaminyltransferase 4: MCRRLHWLALYILLVLLLGCLFFLRKSPSLGTYPLALNGESSSMHQPPAWATKGSRPIRCPSNQSAASGYGVLPPRHRLFLAYKHCRHFSTLLEPKTCPADTFLLLAVKSQPAHLDQRAAIRNTWGRVGAGGRPQPLKLVFLLGVEGATPPPQLLAYESQEFDDILQWDFAEDFFNLTLKELHFQRWLAAACPHARFVLKGDDDVFINVPNVLEFLEGKDPKEDLFVGDVISRALPIRNTRVKYFIPPSMYRARYYPRYAGGGGYVLSQTTARRLRGVMEEAELFPIDDVFVGMCLLKLGVNPTHHPGFKTFGIRRPLDPLDPCLYRGLLLVHRLSPLEMWSMWALVEDGGLKCAAVFPGMAAD, translated from the coding sequence ATGTGTCGCCGACTCCACTGGCTCGCCCTGTACATCCTACTTGTCTTGCTGCTCGGCTGCCTCTTCTTCCTGagaaagagccccagcctgggcacATACCCTCTGGCCCTAAACGGGGAGAGCAGTTCCATGCACCAGCCCCCGGCCTGGGCCACCAAGGGGTCCCGGCCCATCCGGTGTCCCTCCAACCAGTCGGCGGCAAGTGGGTATGGAGTCCTGCCGCCCCGCCACCGTCTCTTCTTGGCCTACAAGCACTGCCGCCACTTCTCCACTCTGCTGGAGCCCAAGACCTGCCCCGCAGACACCTTCCTGCTGCTGGCTGTCAaatcccagcctgcccacttggaCCAGCGGGCGGCCATCCGCAATACCTGGGGCCGGGTGGGTGCCGggggccgcccccagcccctgaaGCTGGTGTTTCTGTTGGGGGTTGAGGGTGCCACGCCGCCACCCCAGCTGTTGGCCTACGAGAGCCAGGAGTTTGACGATATCCTGCAGTGGGACTTTGCCGAAGACTTCTTCAACCTGACCCTGAAAGAGCTGCACTTCCAGCGCTGGCTGGCGGCCGCCTGCCCTCATGCCCGTTTTGTGCTCAAGGGGGATGACGACGTCTTTATTAACGTGCCCAACGTGCTAGAGTTCTTGGAGGGGAAGGACCCCAAGGAGGACCTCTTTGTCGGGGATGTCATCAGCCGGGCTCTGCCCATCCGGAACACCCGGGTCAAGTACTTCATCCCCCCGTCCATGTACAGAGCCCGCTACTACCCCCGCTACGCAGGAGGGGGCGGCTACGTGCTCTCCCAAACCACGGCGCGGCGGCTGAGGGGAGTGATGGAGGAGGCCGAGCTGTTCCCCATCGACGACGTCTTTGTGGGGATGTGCCTGCTCAAGCTGGGCGTGAACCCAACCCACCACCCGGGATTCAAAACGTTTGGGATCCGGCGGCCCCTGGACCCCCTGGACCCGTGCCTCTACAGGGGCCTGCTGCTCGTGCACCGCCTTAGTCCCCTGGAAATGTGGAGCATGTGGGCTCTGGTGGAGGATGGGGGGTTAAAGTGTGCTGCCGTCTTCCCCGGGATGGCAGCAGACTGA